In Aedes albopictus strain Foshan chromosome 3, AalbF5, whole genome shotgun sequence, the following are encoded in one genomic region:
- the LOC109413836 gene encoding uncharacterized protein LOC109413836, producing MSPQSNIEYCETQIQQLHISTEAAIRTADRAAISQCRTRLTHYRDRLRLINPPIELRELHGMLTMHVTVLLNKVNGTSVVSSVQRGEIEVNHTSSTGAIRRTNNEEEGAVGGMADATIPVGNNSNQESTPPPASQPPLMTSFSGGQGRGLLFSSSFRARDNEDGGETQPRQRNTSPPPPYLPRERETWNRTARETQSREVNELQSRIVEMQEREQRMHEEYCRMRDDLERLVRRERPAPERVDDRRIQKAVHNWPFKFRGEKDTTSLNVFLDRVETFARSEGMSDATLLSSIKHLLQEDAIDWYSRATSQNLLRTWDQFKREIRREFLPSGYSQILRLEASFRFQGREESFAKFYRDISALFRFVDPPIPDDEKFFLVKKNMNENYAAIVTAARPRSLEEMVEVCTGYDETRMLLNRQRRIPIPHSALLEPNFATPVVTSRPPPVQHHQQSQRFNRVHAVEVEEGAFEHEAAEVGPEDNWQHNIDELMEQVNALKLNIERRSARPSFAARDERQPRPTDRYNRTEADVLRVARQYTRDAQTAAQQQRPQTASYQTRLPQQQQEQPLRAQGWQARQWMPSSDQSDNNQRSQRRSSERPTNSNALLELRRGGSQVHGLSEAASHPILLPLWKERLLVAQLLHVPHGRGKLPSGEPAVEGSSSPQNLGDPSDIPEFQNLNSIIINPGSDNRPHAVISVLGKELTALLDSGANCSLLGGKRVELAEDCGLQKGNVSGGIKTADGTRHNISHFVYLPIVYNNRNEVLPVLLVPSIPDCVILGMNFWEKFGVKAVCCTLEAKQEDQISEDHEMKQLNPEQQRRLEQAIHKFPKAVEGRLGRTKLYEHRIDVGNAPPRKQRHYPMSPYVLQEVNKEIDRMIALDVIEEAQFSPWNNPLVAVKKKTGQYRVCLDARHLNSIMVNEGYPIPQIAAITNNLRSSKYISSIDLKDAFWQLPLHPGSRQLTAFTVPSRGHFQFKVVPFGLCTASQALARLMTHLFADLEPLVFHYLDDIIICSETFEEHIALLEEVARRLRQANLTISSEKSKFCRKSMKYLGYVIDEQGWRVDDEKIQAIVQFPTPTTRKEVQRFLGVCNWYRRFIAGFSQLAAPLTNLTSGKTKFRWNPIAEEAFLKLKAALVSAPVLAMPDYSKPFAIACDASDTAIGAVLTQEINGEEHPISYFSQKLSASERKYSVTERECLAVIRAIEKFRGYVEGIRFIVHCDHAALSYLKSMKNPTALMSRWLLRLNAFDFEIRYRKGSINVVPDALSRTVTEAVFTVDQVLDPWYRKLVDRVKSEGDKFPDFRIANDTLFKNCRCKDEVGAVYHKWKQVVPKEERFQLIRRFHDEPAAAHLGFYKTWHKLQAHYYWPQMQQEIHDYVMNCSTCKACKAPGKRMMPQMGNPKPAKTPWEMISVDFVGPLTRSKRGNTVLLVVVDWVSKYVIVKPMRAADSQKMVEFLEEEVCLKFSRPRLILSDNGKQFESMVFKSWLAKHKIGHMKTAFYCPQVNNAERVNRVVVTCIRALLDGDHREWDEKLPAITAAINAARHEATGVSPHEANFGRNLLLHTDLYTQQELNTPEDPKVAQDLRLSAIRRIQKLIIERIKNNHQRAKQRYNLRTRSVAFKVGDLVWRRSFVLSSKADQINSKLEPKFVPAIVKEIIGTNLYVLEDVLSGKKGRFHAKDIKAD from the exons ATGAGTCCACAGTCAAACATTGAATACTGTGAAACTCAAATACAGCAGCTGCACATAAGCACTGAAGCGGCCATTCGAACAGCCGATAGGGCTGCGATCAGTCAATGTCGAACGCGGCTGACCCACTATCGCGACAGATTACGTTTGATCAATCCTCCGATCGAATTGAGAGAATTGCATGGAATGTTAACCATGCACGTAACTGTTTTACTCAACAAAGTGAATGGTACTAGTGTAGTGAGTAGTGTGCAACGCGGTGAGATCGAGGTGAATCATACTAGTTCAACGGGTGCCATAAGAAGAACCAACAACGAAGAGGAAGGAGCAGTCGGTGGAATGGCGGATGCCACGATTCCAGTGGGAAACAATTCAAATCAAGAATCCACACCACCGCCAGCATCACAGCCGCCTCTGATGACGTCATTCTCTGGTGGACAGGGACGAGGATTGCTGTTTTCGAGTTCGTTTCGAGCGCGAGACAACGAAGATGGAGGTGAAACACAGCCTAGACAACGGAACACCTCACCACCGCCTCCCTACCTTCCACGGGAGCGAGAAACATGGAACCGGACAGCTCGAGAAACACAATCACGAGAAGTTAACGAGCTGCAATCGAGAATAGTGGAGATGCAGGAAAGAGAGCAGCGGATGCACGAAGAATACTGTCGAATGCGGGACGATCTGGAGCGGCTAGTGCGTCGAGAACGACCAGCGCCGGAACGAGTGGATGATCGACGGATTCAGAAGGCCGTGCACAACTGGCCTTTCAAGTTTCGCGGCGAGAAGGACACTACATCACTCAACGTGTTCCTAGATCGCGTGGAAACATTCGCGAGGTCGGAAGGCATGAGCGACGCCACACTCCTGAGTTCGATCAAGCATCTACTCCAGGAGGACGCAATCGACTGGTACTCACGAGCAACGTCGCAGAACCTGTTGCGGACTTGGGACCAGTTCAAGCGGGAGATCAGAAGGGAATTCCTGCCGAGCGGATACTCCCAAATTCTGCGTCTGGAAGCCAGCTTTCGATTTCAAGGAAGGGAGGAATCCTTTGCGAAGTTCTACCGAGATATCTCAGCGCTTTTCCGCTTTGTCGATCCACCAATTCCAGACGACGAAAAGTTCTTTCTGGTGAAGAAGAACATGAACGAGAACTACGCAGCCATCGTCACAGCAGCGAGGCCTCGTTCACTGGAAGAAATGGTGGAAGTCTGCACCGGATACGACGAGACGAGGATGCTTCTGAACAGGCAGCGCAGGATTCCCATTCCGCACAGCGCGCTTCTGGAACCGAACTTCGCTACGCCAGTAGTAACCAGCAGACCACCACCGGTTCAGCATCACCAACAGTCACAGCGGTTCAACAGAGTTCACGCCGTGGAGGTGGAAGAAGGCGCATTCGAGCACGAAGCAGCGGAGGTAGGACCAGAAGACAATTGGCAGCACAACATCGACGAACTGATGGAGCAAGTCAACGCGTTGAAGTTGAACATTGAGCGGAGATCTGCGAGACCAAGCTTTGCCGCACGCGACGAAAGGCAGCCAAGGCCAACGGATAGGTACAACCGGACAGAGGCTGACGTCCTGCGAGTAGCGCGGCAGTACACAAGAGATGCGCAAACCGCGGCACAGCAGCAGCGGCCGCAAACCGCATCATACCAGACTCGGCTACCACAACAACAGCAAGAACAGCCGCTAAGAGCACAGGGCTGGCAAGCACGACAGTGGATGCCAAGCTCGGATCAGAGCGACAATAACCAAAGAAGTCAAC GAAGAAGCTCCGAACGGCCAACGAATAGCAATGCTTTGCTGGAACTGCGACGAGGAGGGTCACAGGTTCATGGACTGTCCGAAGCCGCAAGCCATCCTATTCTGCTACCGTTGTGGAAGGAAAGGCTACTCGTTGCGCAGTTGCTTCACGTGCCGCATGGACGCGGTAAACTACCAAGCGGAGAACCAGCAGTAGAGGGGAGCAGCTCTCCGCAAAATCTCGGAGACCCCTCCGATATCCCGgaatttcaaaacctcaactCGATCATTATCAACCCCGGAAGTGACAATCGACCACACGCCGTCATATCAGTGCTGGGCAAGGAGTTAACAGCTTTGCTGGATAGCGGAGCAAACTGCTCCCTACTAGGAGGAAAAAGAGTCGAGCTGGCGGAAGACTGCGGTTTGCAGAAAGGAAACGTCAGCGGCGGAATAAAAACGGCGGACGGCACAAGACACAACATTTCGCATTTCGTCTATCTCCCAATAGTGTATAACAACCGCAACGAAGTTCTTCCAGTGCTTTTGGTACCTTCGATTCCAGACTGCGTCATCCTAGGAATGAACTTCTGGgaaaagtttggcgtcaaagcggTGTGTTGCACACTAGAAGCGAAGCAGGAAGACCAGATCAGCGAAGACCACGAGATGAAGCAGCTCAATCCCGAACAACAACGGCGCCTAGAGCAGGCGATCCATAAGTTTCCGAAAGCGGTAGAGGGAAGACTAGGACGGACGAAGCTGTACGAGCATCGAATCGATGTGGGGAATGCACCGCCCCGTAAACAACGGCATTACCCTATGTCGCCGTATGTTCTACAGGAGGTCAACAAGGAGATCGACCGGATGATAGCGCTGGACGTCATTGAGGAGGCGCAGTTCTCGCCATGGAACAATCCGCTGGTCGCCGTCAAGAAGAAAACTGGGCAGTATCGCGTCTGTCTGGACGCGCGGCACCTCAACTCCATCATGGTGAACGAGGGCTATCCGATACCCCAGATTGCAGCGATCACCAACAACCTCCGAAGCAGCAAATacatttcttcgatcgatctcaaGGATGCCTTCTGGCAGCTACCACTTCATCCAGGTTCGAGACAACTGACAGCCTTCACCGTTCCATCCAGAGGCCACTTCCAATTCAAGGTGGTGCCTTTCGGGCTGTGTACGGCAAGTCAAGCCCTAGCGAGACTTATGACCCACCTATTCGCCGATCTAGAACCGCTGGTATTCCATTACCTAGACGACATCATCATCTGTTCCGAGACATTCGAAGAGCATATCGCTCTGCTCGAAGAAGTAGCCCGCCGGCTACGCCAAGCGAATCTCACGATTTCATCGGAGAAGTCCAAGTTCTGCCGGAAGAGCATGAAGTACCTAGGCTACGTGATCGACGAGCAAGGTTGGCGAGTAGACGACGAGAAGATCCAAGCGATCGTACAATTCCCGACTCCAACAACGCGCAAAGAAGTGCAGCGATTTCTCGGTGTTTGCAACTGGTACCGACGCTTCATCGCTGGTTTCTCGCAGCTAGCAGCTCCGCTAACAAACTTGACGTCAGGGAAGACCAAGTTCCGTTGGAATCCGATAGCTGAAGAAGCGTTCCTAAAGCTGAAAGCAGCTCTGGTTTCGGCACCGGTACTGGCGATGCCGGACTACAGCAAACCGTTCGCCATAGCGTGCGATGCCAGCGACACAGCAATCGGAGCAGTGCTAACGCAGGAGATCAACGGCGAGGAACATCCCATCAGCTACTTCTCGCAGAAGTTGTCAGCGTCGGAGAGAAAGTACTCGGTCACGGAGCGGGAGTGCCTCGCAGTGATCCGAGCGATCGAGAAGTTTAGAGGCTACGTAGAAGGAATCCGGTTCATTGTCCACTGTGACCATGCAGCACTCAGCTACCTGAAGTCGATGAAGAACCCGACGGCTTTGATGAGCCGGTGGCTGTTGCGTCTGAACGCGTTTGATTTCGAGATCCGGTACAGGAAGGGTTCCATCAACGTTGTTCCAGATGCTCTCTCGAGGACGGTGACAGAAGCAGTCTTCACGGTAGACCAAGTCCTGGATCCGTGGTACAGGAAGCTGGTGGACAGAGTAAAGAGCGAAGGAGATAAGTTCCCGGACTTCCGCATAGCAAACGACACGCTATTCAAGAACTGCCGTTGCAAGGACGAAGTGGGAGCAGTTTACCACAAGTGGAAGCAAGTCGTTCCGAAAGAAGAGAGGTTCCAGCTAATCCGAAGATTCCACGACGAACCGGCAGCAGCGCATCTTGGTTTCTACAAGACCTGGCACAAGCTACAAGCCCACTACTACTGGCCACAGATGCAACAGGAGATTCACGATTACGTTATGAACTGTTCGACCTGCAAAGCGTGCAAGGCACCGGGGAAAAGAATGATGCCACAAATGGGAAACCCGAAGCCGGCGAAGACTCCTTGGGAGATGATATCGGTAGACTTTGTCGGTCCGCTCACACGTTCAAAACGAGGAAACACAGTGCTGTTGGTAGTAGTCGACTGGGTCAGCAAATACGTAATTGTCAAGCCGATGCGCGCAGCAGATTCGCAGAagatggtggagttcctggaagaagaagTTTGCCTGAAGTTCTCTCGGCCACGGCTAATACTGTCCGATAACGGGAAGCAGTTCGAATCGATGGTGTTCAAGTCCTGGCTAGCGAAACACAAGATAGGCCACATGAAGACAGCGTTCTACTGTCCGCAGGTCAATAACGCCGAACGCGTCAACCGCGTCGTAGTAACCTGCATCCGGGCATTGTTGGACGGCGATCATAGAGAGTGGGACGAAAAGCTACCGGCGATCACGGCGGCTATAAACGCTGCTCGGCACGAAGCGACGGGCGTCAGTCCACACGAAGCCAACTTTGGACGAAACCTGTTGTTGCACACGGATCTATACACGCAGCAGGAGCTCAACACGCCAGAAGACCCGAAGGTAGCGCAGGATCTGCGACTCTCTGCGATTCGTCGAATCCAAAAGCTTATCATCGAGCGTATTAAGAACAACCACCAGCGGGCGAAGCAGCGATACAACCTTCGCACAAGATCAGTAGCGTTCAAAGTCGGAGACCTAGTTTGGCGGCGATCGTTCGTACTCTCCTCGAAGGCGGACCAAATAAACAGCAAGCTCGAGCCGAAATTCGTTCCGGCCATCGTCAAGGAGATCATCGGGACGAACCTGTACGTGTTGGAGGATGTTCTGAGCGGCAAGAAGGGGAGGTTCCACGCGAAGGACATCAAGGCAGACTAA